CATGAAGCATCACAACATTTCCCAACTCATCATTACCGACAAAGGAAAATATGTGGGAATGGTTCACCTTCATGATCTTGTGAAAGAGGGAATCCTCTAAGGATAAAAGGCTCCCAATACATCCATTTTTATTAACATTTTGAGACCGGCTCCAGGGAATAGAAATTCCGCAGTACCTATCTGTACAACTTCAAAAAGCTATCTTTACCGCCCAAATGGCGATTTTTAATTTTCTTAACCCGAATAAGAACGATACAGGCGAGATGTCCTTCCTTGGTCATCTTGAAGCATTGCGCTGGCATTTGTTCCGGGCTGTGGTGGTGGTCATGTCATTGGCACTCATCCTGTTCTTTTTCAAAGAATTCCTTTTCGACGGAGTCTTACTTGCTCCGAAGAATCCGAATTTCATTACTTACAGATTGCTTTGTCAGTTATCAGACAAACTGAATCTCGGTGACGATCTGTGCATCACAACAAGTCCGTTTATCCTCATCAGCACCGACATTTCAGCGCAGTTCACCACACACATGTGGGTGGCTTTTATCGCAGGACTGGTTTGCGGATTCCCTTATGTTGTCTGGGAATTGTGGAGATTCATCAAGCCCGCATTGCATGAAAAGGAACGTCGTTATGCTACAGGGATTGTGTTCTATACTTCCTTCCTGTTTTTGCTTGGAGTGATGTTCGGTTATTACATCATCACACCGATGACGGTCAATTTCCTTGGGAATTATCAGGTGAGCACTGAAGTTAAAAATACGATTACACTGGATTCCTTCATATCAACAGTCACTACGATGACCCTGCTTACCGGTATTGTCTTTGAATTACCGATTGTCGTTTACTTCATGACACAAGTTGGGATTCTTACGCCGACTTTCATGCGTACGTATCGCCGGCACGCGGTTGTGGTGATTCTGATTCTGGCAGCTGTGATCACACCAACTTCTGACGCGACTACACTGATCATGGTGGCGCTTCCGCTTTATTTCCTGTATGAGGTCAGTATATTTGTGAGTGCTTATGTCATTCGTGGTAAGAGTAAAGCATAAAACATTCCATCATGCAAGACGCAGTTAAAGAATTCAATGCTTACAGGAGCCGGATGAATGAACGCATCCTGGATGCCGACAACCTTGTTATCAAACGTCTGTTCAACCTCGACACAAATACCTATGCTCCCGGCGCGCTTTCCGTAAAAGTGAAAGAACTGATGGGACTGGTCGCCTCCATGGTGCTCCGTTGCGATGATTGCATCAAGTATCATTTGGGTAAATGCAAAGAAGAAGGCGTTACCACTGAAGAACTCTTTGAAGTATTTGCCGTCGCGAATATTGTTGGCGGCACAATTGTGATCCCGCATTTGCGCAGAGCCGTAGAGTACTGGGATGAATTGAATAAAGTTTGATTCCCGTTGTGATCCGGATCCCCTGACCGGTTATTTTGTCTATGTATAGAAACGCACTCTTACTTTTATTTTCACTCTCGTTTTTACTCTCTTTCCCATCCGATTCTGTCGGACAAGTTACGAGAGTGAGTGGTCGTGTGTATGATCCTTTGACGAATGAACCGATCGCTTTCGCGAGTGTTTTATTCATGGGAACATCCACCGGTAAAAACACAGACATAGACGGAAACTTCAGTATTGAAACGATGGAATCGGTGGATAGTATCCGCGTATCCTTTATCGGTTATTTACCCACCACACTGCATGTACAGAAACACAAGGTGCAGGTAATGAATATTGCCTTGCGTGCGAACAAGTTTGATTTGCCGGAGGTGGTGATCAAAGCGGGAGAAAATCCGGCGATTATTCTGCTTAGAAAAGTGATCGAGAACAAACCGAAAAACGATCGCAGCGAGTTGAAGGCATTTCAGTATGAATCGTACAACAAGCTGGAATTTGACATCAATAACATCACCAATAAATTCAAAAAGAAACGTCTGTTCCGTCCATTCCAGTTTGTCTTTGACAATATAGATTCCTCTTCCACCAACAAAACACCATATCTGCCGGTCTTTCTGACGGAAACAGTTTCCGATGTATATTTTCGATCTGATCCTACACATCGAAAAGAAATTATCAAAGCGAGTAAAATATCCGGGGTAGAAAATGAAACTGTTTCGCAATACCTCGGAGATTTGTATTCAAACATCAACATCTACGACAATTACATTTACCTGTTCCAAAAAGGCTTTGTGAGTCCGATTGCAGGTCTTTCACAATTGTATTACAAATACTCTCTGATGGACAGCGCATTTCTGGGTGACAGATGGTGTTACAAAGTAACCTTTCATCCGCGACGCAAACAGGAGCTGACCTTTAATGGTGAAATGTGGATCGCGGATACTTCCTTCGCCATTCGTAAAATCAATATGCGCATTGCGAGTGACGCGAATATCAATTTCATTGAAGACCTTGCCCTTGTTCATGATTACGATTATGTAAACAATGAACACTGGATGCTCACCAAAGAAGTGCTGGTAGTGAATCTTGCTCCAACGGAAACCAAATCAAAACAAACTACAGGTTTCATTGGCCGGAAAACGACCTATTACAGGAAGTTTTTGTTGAATCAACCAAAAGACGATTCCTTTTTCAAAGGCTCGGAAGTGGATCTTGTTGAGGGAGCAAAAAAGCAGAACCTTTCTTTCTGGGATTCGACGCGTGCGGAAAGTCTGACCAAAAATGAACGTGCGATTTATTCAATGATCGACACGATCAAAACAATTCCTGCCTACAAGCGATATGCCGACATGGTGAAAATTTTCGCGACGGGTTATAAAGCGGCAGGACTGGTGGAGATCGGACCGATATTCACTTTTCTCAGTACAAATTCTGTTGAAGGAATACGGCTGAGATTTGGCGGACAGACCAGCAATAAATTCAGCGAATGGCTTGTGCTCGATGGTTATGGAGCTTATGGAACGAAGGATGAACGTTTCAAATACGGTGGTACTGCCCGATATTTCATCAGTAAAAAACCCAGAGTCATACTTGGCGGAGCTTATAAGCATGATGTGGAGCAATTGGGAAAAAGTCCGAACGCTTTCGCGGATGATAATTTCTTCGCTACGATTTTCAGACGGGAACAAAGCAATAAACTCAACGATATCAATCAGGGAAGAATCTATCTTGAAAATGAATGGATAGAAGGCTTCACGAATCGTCTCACTCTGGCGCACAGTGAATACATTCCGCTTGGCAATCTTGATTTCACCTATTATCTGAACGACGCGAAAACGGATTCATCCAATCGTATAAAAAATACGGAACTGAGTTTTTATATGCGATTTGCATACAAAGAAAGATTTGTAAGCGGAAAAGTGGACAGGATCTCCCTGGGAACACGTTATCCTGTGATTCATCTGCAATATTCTAAAGGAATAAAAGATGTGATTTATAGTTCTTTTGAATATGACAAATTGCGATTGAAAGTGGATGATGATTTGTATCTCGGAAATTTCGGGATCCTGAGTTATAGTGTTGAAGCGGCGAAGATTTTCCAGGCACTACCCTATCCATTGCTCTTTATTCATCCGGGGAACAATTCATTTGTCTATGATAAAGCCGCTTTTAACCTCATGGATTATTATGAATTTGTGAGTGACGAATACATCAGTTTCAAGGCGGAGCAACATTTTGGTGGAATTTTTCTTGATCGTATTCCTGCTTTGCGCAAATTGAAATGGAGAGAAGTGGCAACATTCAGTGCAGTATCCGGCAGACTGTCCTCAAAAAACAGAGTGTTGCTTTCGAACCCGAATGTATTTTACAATCTTGAGAAAAAGCCATATGCCGAATTTGGTGTAGGTATTGAGAATATCTTCAAAGTCTTACGGATAGACAATATCTGGCGTTTATCCTATCTTGATCACCCGGGTATTTCAAAGGTGGCAATTTTAGGAACCGTTTCCTTTTCCTTCTGATTTTGGAGGATTGATGGGAATAATCATCTTTGCAGGATAATTGACCGAAGGCGATGTAATGCCAGAATTCAGGTCACACAGTATTTCATCAACAGGAAAACATGTTATTACGCTCTGAAAACCTGATCAAACGTTACAAGCAACGTACTGTTGTTGACAATGTATCAATTGAGGTACGTCAGGGTGAAATTGTTGGTTTGCTGGGTCCAAATGGAGCCGGGAAGACCACCTCTTTTTACATGATTGTTGGTCTGATCAAACCGAATGAGGGCAAAATTTACCTGGATGAACAGGAGATTACAAATCTTCCGATGTATAAAAGGTCTCAGTTGGGAATTGGCTATCTGGCTCAGGAAGCTTCTGTTTTTCGGAAATTGAGTGTCGAAGACAATATCAAAGCCGTGCTGGAGATGACCAAACTAAGCAAGAGCCAGCAAAGTGAGAAGCTCGAGTCATTGCTGCAGGAGTTTGGTTTGAACCGAATCCGGAAAAACCGTGGTGATTTGTTATCCGGTGGAGAAAGACGTCGGACTGAAATTGCACGTGCTCTGGCTGTTGACCCAAAATTTATTCTACTGGACGAACCTTTCGCCGGTGTAGACCCGATCGCTGTGGAAGACATCCAAAGCATCGTTTCGCTTTTGAAACATCGTAACATTGGTGTATTGATCACTGATCACAACGTTCACGAAACGCTGACCATTACTGATCGGGCTTACCTTTTGTTTGAAGGAAGAATTTTGAAAGCGGGTACCGCGGAAGAACTTGCAGCTGATGAACAGGTACGGAAAGTCTACCTCGGACAGAATTTTGAACTGAGAAAATGAGGGTTCCGGCTTTTTGAAGATCTGATCTACTTCCGGTACGATACCCTTTTTAGAAAAAGTCTGATTTATTTCACTTCAACCAGTTCAAAATGGTAGGACTCCATGATTGGATTGGAGAGCAATTTTTTACAGGCATCATCAACTTTGGAGCGAGCCTCTTCAGGGTTTCCGGCTTCTATTTCAAGGGTGATGTGTTTCCCGATTCTCACGTTATCAATCTTGCTCAGGCCCATATTTGTCAATCCGTGACGAACGGCTTTCCCTTGCGGGTCCAAAAGTGCCTTAAGAGGCATCACATCAATTTCGGCTGTAAATTTCATTGCTTGGAATTATGAAGGTGTTTTCCTGAATTTATTCTGAATGATGGACAAAAGTACATAACAGAAAATTATCAGGGGAATTGCCGCGTATAAAAATATCGGGATCAGAATCGCGGAGATAAGGAGGAGGATATACTGGTATTGATTCTTTTTGAATGCAAAGCTTTTGAACTTGAGGGCAAACAGAGGAATTTCCGAAACCAGCAAAAAAGAGACAACAACAGAGACCAGTAGGATAAAAACCGGGTTCAGAAGTAAGGGGCTGAATCGGGGAGCATCCTGGGAAATCATGAGCGGAAAGGAGATGATGAGCAGGGTATTTGCCGGCGTCGGGAGGCCTATGAAGGAGTCAGTCTGACGCGTATCGATATTAAATTTTGCCAGACGAATCGCGGAAAATGCAGTGATGATAAAAGGAAAAAACTGTAAAATTTGTACTAAAGTATGAGATTCGATGATAGATGATAAGTTGGACATTTGCAGCATTTTAAACATCATCACCCCCGGTAAAAAACCGAAGCTGATTACGTCTGCAAGTGAGTCCAGCTCCTTCCCGATTGGGGAGGATACATTAAGTGCCCGGGCCATCATTCCGTCCATCAGATCAAAGAAAGCTGAGATGAAAACAAGGTAAGCCGCCCATTCAAGATGGTTGCGAAAAACCATGACAATGGCCACTGCTCCACAAAGCAAATTGAGGCAGGTAAGGAAATTGGGAATCTGGCGACGTATAAAATTCATCCGGCTCAAAATTAGTTTTTCTGTGAATTCTCTGCAGGTTTCGTAAAAAAATAGACTGCGTGTATTGTTTAGTTTTGAGTACGCTGATTCCAGGCCGAAAATGACAAATCATCCGGCTTCAGAATTTCAAACATTTTGAGTGTTTCAGATGTTGGTAACATCTCTTTGTACCCTGTTAATATTGGCCATTTTTCGCCCCTGTTTCCTGTATCTTTTCCTCCTTATTACGGTATAACTATTCACCTCCGAAATACAGTCGTTGGCGTAATGTGACAAAGCTGTATGGACTTGAAAATGGTAATTTTACAATAGAACTTAAGAACAATAAAAGCAGGGCCATGCCGTTTGGTTTGGTATCCTAATTTGACAAGCATATGCACTTCAAAAAAACTCTACTTTCCGGTTCTCTCCTCTTCCTCTCCTTTCATTTGTTTGCGCAGACGCCCAAATACAGTAATGAGTTTTTATCGATTGGAGTGGGTGGAAAACCGATGGGATTGTCGGGGGCAGTAGTTGCCGGTGTTGACGATGCCACTTCCGCTGTGTGGAATCCGGCAGGTTTAACCGGTATTGAAGGCAATCTTCAGATTGCCGCAATGCATGCTGAGCTTTTCGCGGGAATTTCAAAATTCGATTATGCAACGCTTGCCACCAAAATCGATTCTTCAAGAACGCTTGGTTTCTCGATCATCCGGTTTGGAACTGATGATATTCCAAACACATTGGATCTGATTGATGCCTCCGGTGTCATTGATTATTCCAAAATCAAATCCTTCTCGATCGCTGACTATGCCTTTGTGTTCAGCTATGCCAAGATCTCAAAGATTGCCGGGCTGAGGTTTGGCGGAAATGCCAAAATAATCCATCGCAAAGCGGGTGATTTCGGTAAGGCCTGGGGTTTTGGTTTTGATCTTGGAGCTCAGTTCCATAGTAACGGTTGGGAATTTGGTTTGATGGCAAAAGATGTCACTTCCACTTTCAATGCCTGGAGTTACAATACAGATCTTCTCGAAGAGACTTACAGCAAAACCGGAAATGAAATTCCGAAAAATACAACTGAAATTACCTTACCCAAACTAATTCTCGGAGTCGGTTACCGTTATGAATTTACCAAAAAGATCTCCGGACGAATTGAGCTGGATGCTGATATGACTTTTGACGGGCAACGGAATGTGTTGATCAGTTCCAATCCGGTGAGTGTCGATCCTCATTTCGGTTTGGAGATAGGTTATGCCAATTTCATTTTTCTACGAGGTGGAATTCAAAATATCCAGAGTGTGAAAGAATTTGACGGAACAAGCAGTACAATCGTGCAGCCCAACATGGGTCTGGGTCTCAAAATTGGTAAACTCACCATTGATTACGCATTGACGAACATTGGCCAGGAGACATTGAATTCAAATGTATTTTCATTAAAACTGGACATCTACAAACACAAATAATCTTACAAGCAGCTTTCCATTTTCGAAAGCATATTGAAAACGATAAAGGGCTATCATGAAAAGAATTTTACTAAGCATTCTCATCTCCTTCTGCGCCTCTTGGTTATGGGCTCAACCGTACGAGAATTCCTGGATCAATTACAGCCAGCCGTATTATAAGTTAAAAATTTCTTCTGAAGGAATTTACAGGATCAGTCAGCAGACCCTTCTGTTTGCCGGAGTGCAGGTTACCGGCAATGACCCTCGCAAGATCCAGCTTTTTCACAATGGCGTGGAACAGTACATCTACATTCAGGGAGAAAGCGACGGAACTTTTGATGCAAATGATTTCATTGAATTTTATGGAGAAAAAAATGACGGTAGTCTGGATTCAAAACTATACGCCGATCCCAGCTGGCAGCCAACTCCCAGCTTCAGTTTGTTCACCGACACTTCTGTTTATTTTATCACCATCAGCAATTCCGTCAACGGAAAAAGGCTGACCAGTGTGAATAACAACAATTACTCCGCTTACACTCCGAGTCCTTATTTCATCAAAGAATCCTATCAGGATCCTGCGACACAAGGTGCAACCGGACGTTATATCGGATACAACAGAGGTATGACTTCCACTTCCATCGAGTACACTGAAAGTGAAGGCTGGTGTGATGTGTTTGGAAACTACCAGGCTGCAAATTATCCTTTGAACGTGAGCGTGAATACTGACAAGATGTATTCCAGCGGACCCAATGTGGAGATCACAACCTGTGTCGGCGGGATCAATAACAATCCGCACAACATCAAGATTACTTTCCCTGGTGGAAATTTTACTGACACATATTATTCCCAATCCTTACGTGTTTATCCATTTTCAGTCTCCCCTGCTGTGTTCACCTCAGCAACTACTGCGTTCACTTACGATGTAACTACTCCCGTAAGTGCAACAAATCCGGAATACAGTTCTTTCTACTGGTTGTCGGTTCGTTATCCTCACACCTATGACCTTGAAGGAAGAAATACTTTTAAAATGTTTGTTCCGGATGATCCTTCCCAGAGTAAAACATTGATGAACATCACCAACTTCAACCCTGCTGCCTCACCGATTTTGTATGATCTTACCAATCACAAAAGAATTTTAGTGTCACAATCCGGTGCAACATTCCAGGCATTGGTTGACAACGACGGAAATTCTTCTCCAAAGGTTTGTTACCTGAGCACGCCCGGTTCCATTCAATCGGTAACAAGTGTTAGTGGCATTAATTACGTTTCTAATAATTTCGGTTACTTCAATAACCTTCAGACTGTCGCACGGGATTCCGCTTTCATTATCATCGCCCACCGTTCATTGTGGAATCAGGCTCAGAGTTATAAGTCATATCGTGATCAGACAACAAACAACAGGACAATTCTTTTGGACATTGATGAATTGTATGACCAATTTGCTTACGGAATTCAAAAACATCCTTTGTCAATAAAAAACTTTATACACTTTACCCTCAATAGCTGGACAGTTGCTGCACCGCAAAACCTCCTGTTGCTTGGTAAATCTATTTCAGGTGCTGATTTCCGTGGCAACCCGGGTTTATTCTCACTCTGTCTTGTTCCTTCTTTTGGTGTTCCTACATCCGATCAATTGCTTACATCCGGAATAGATGGTTCTTTGTATGAACCTACAGTTCCTGTTGGACGTGTATCTGCAAGGACAGGATCAGAAGTTTCGGATTACTTAGCAAAAGTTCAGGAATACGAAGACGCACAAGCCGGTCCCCCACAACCCTGGATGAAAGAGATCCTGCATTTTGGTGGTGGTGATGATCTGGCACAGCAAAATTTGCTCTCAGGTTATCTTGACATTTTCAAAACGGTAATGGAAGACAGTCTGTTTGGGGGTCACGTCACAACTTATCTGAAATACAACTCCAATCCTATCGTCATCAACCAAAGCGATTCACTGCAGGCACAAATCGACTCCGGTATTGCTGTCATGACTTTCTTTGGTCATGCTTCAGGATCAGGGTTTGATCAAAGTACAGACGAACCTTCTGCATACAATAACCAGGGCCGTTATCCTGTAGTGATTGCCAACTCCTGTTTCGCGGGAGACTTCCATACTTACCAGAAAAGTGTAAGTGAAAAATTCGTTCTGGAACCAAGAAAAGCTGCTATCGCATTTATCGCGAGTGTCGGACAGGGAATTCCAAACGACCTCTACAATTATTCGAATGCTTTTTTTGAAAACGCCTCCTATTACAATTACGGTGCAACTATAGGTCAGTTGATGAAAAAAGCGATTGAAACCATTCAAATGCCGAATCAGGAGAATATTAAAATCGTTTGTAATGAAATGTCATTGCAGGGAGACCCTTCCCTTCGACTGAATCATTTCGACAAACCTGATTATGCTGTTAACGAATCCAATATTTCTTTTTCTCCAAATGAAATCTCAACGGACCTTGACACATTTACGGTTCATGTAACACTGCGGAATATCGGCAAAGCTGTTCAGGATTCATTTTATGTGCATGTGATCAGGACATTCCCTAACGGA
Above is a window of Bacteroidota bacterium DNA encoding:
- a CDS encoding carboxypeptidase-like regulatory domain-containing protein — translated: MYRNALLLLFSLSFLLSFPSDSVGQVTRVSGRVYDPLTNEPIAFASVLFMGTSTGKNTDIDGNFSIETMESVDSIRVSFIGYLPTTLHVQKHKVQVMNIALRANKFDLPEVVIKAGENPAIILLRKVIENKPKNDRSELKAFQYESYNKLEFDINNITNKFKKKRLFRPFQFVFDNIDSSSTNKTPYLPVFLTETVSDVYFRSDPTHRKEIIKASKISGVENETVSQYLGDLYSNINIYDNYIYLFQKGFVSPIAGLSQLYYKYSLMDSAFLGDRWCYKVTFHPRRKQELTFNGEMWIADTSFAIRKINMRIASDANINFIEDLALVHDYDYVNNEHWMLTKEVLVVNLAPTETKSKQTTGFIGRKTTYYRKFLLNQPKDDSFFKGSEVDLVEGAKKQNLSFWDSTRAESLTKNERAIYSMIDTIKTIPAYKRYADMVKIFATGYKAAGLVEIGPIFTFLSTNSVEGIRLRFGGQTSNKFSEWLVLDGYGAYGTKDERFKYGGTARYFISKKPRVILGGAYKHDVEQLGKSPNAFADDNFFATIFRREQSNKLNDINQGRIYLENEWIEGFTNRLTLAHSEYIPLGNLDFTYYLNDAKTDSSNRIKNTELSFYMRFAYKERFVSGKVDRISLGTRYPVIHLQYSKGIKDVIYSSFEYDKLRLKVDDDLYLGNFGILSYSVEAAKIFQALPYPLLFIHPGNNSFVYDKAAFNLMDYYEFVSDEYISFKAEQHFGGIFLDRIPALRKLKWREVATFSAVSGRLSSKNRVLLSNPNVFYNLEKKPYAEFGVGIENIFKVLRIDNIWRLSYLDHPGISKVAILGTVSFSF
- the pssA gene encoding CDP-diacylglycerol--serine O-phosphatidyltransferase, giving the protein MNFIRRQIPNFLTCLNLLCGAVAIVMVFRNHLEWAAYLVFISAFFDLMDGMMARALNVSSPIGKELDSLADVISFGFLPGVMMFKMLQMSNLSSIIESHTLVQILQFFPFIITAFSAIRLAKFNIDTRQTDSFIGLPTPANTLLIISFPLMISQDAPRFSPLLLNPVFILLVSVVVSFLLVSEIPLFALKFKSFAFKKNQYQYILLLISAILIPIFLYAAIPLIIFCYVLLSIIQNKFRKTPS
- the lptB gene encoding LPS export ABC transporter ATP-binding protein, translated to MLLRSENLIKRYKQRTVVDNVSIEVRQGEIVGLLGPNGAGKTTSFYMIVGLIKPNEGKIYLDEQEITNLPMYKRSQLGIGYLAQEASVFRKLSVEDNIKAVLEMTKLSKSQQSEKLESLLQEFGLNRIRKNRGDLLSGGERRRTEIARALAVDPKFILLDEPFAGVDPIAVEDIQSIVSLLKHRNIGVLITDHNVHETLTITDRAYLLFEGRILKAGTAEELAADEQVRKVYLGQNFELRK
- the purS gene encoding phosphoribosylformylglycinamidine synthase subunit PurS, with product MKFTAEIDVMPLKALLDPQGKAVRHGLTNMGLSKIDNVRIGKHITLEIEAGNPEEARSKVDDACKKLLSNPIMESYHFELVEVK
- the tatC gene encoding twin-arginine translocase subunit TatC, with the translated sequence MAIFNFLNPNKNDTGEMSFLGHLEALRWHLFRAVVVVMSLALILFFFKEFLFDGVLLAPKNPNFITYRLLCQLSDKLNLGDDLCITTSPFILISTDISAQFTTHMWVAFIAGLVCGFPYVVWELWRFIKPALHEKERRYATGIVFYTSFLFLLGVMFGYYIITPMTVNFLGNYQVSTEVKNTITLDSFISTVTTMTLLTGIVFELPIVVYFMTQVGILTPTFMRTYRRHAVVVILILAAVITPTSDATTLIMVALPLYFLYEVSIFVSAYVIRGKSKA
- a CDS encoding carboxymuconolactone decarboxylase family protein — protein: MQDAVKEFNAYRSRMNERILDADNLVIKRLFNLDTNTYAPGALSVKVKELMGLVASMVLRCDDCIKYHLGKCKEEGVTTEELFEVFAVANIVGGTIVIPHLRRAVEYWDELNKV